One Salvelinus sp. IW2-2015 unplaced genomic scaffold, ASM291031v2 Un_scaffold786, whole genome shotgun sequence genomic region harbors:
- the LOC139023998 gene encoding von Willebrand factor A domain-containing protein 5A-like isoform X1 — protein MDPLLQLISLQKASGSWVLEAALAEVLGKTEEEVAKPKPAPVDQEVWATVLALVWLYGFKMEAQEEWQFLAXKAVSWIQAQKAASVSECVQAGNTLLGCQVQKETLGF, from the exons ATGGACC CTCTCCTCCAGCTGATCTCCCTCCAGAAGGCCTCTGGTTCCTGGGTCCTGGAGGCAGCGTTGGCTGAGGTGCTGGGGAAGACTGAGGAGGAGGTGGCCAAGCCAAAGCCTGCACCG gtgGACCAGGAGGTGTGGGCCACGGTTCTAGCCCTGGTATGGCTCTATGGGTTCAAGATGGAGGCTCAGGAGGAGTGGCAGTTTCTGGCCARGAAGGCAGTATCATGGATCCAGGCTCAGAAAG CAGccagtgtgtctgagtgtgtccaGGCTGGGAACACCCTTCTGGGTTGCCAGGTGCAGAAAGAAACCCTGGGATTCTGA
- the LOC112068902 gene encoding uncharacterized protein, translating into MIDTYSEETNVDLPPTPSTKSVQSWGVVQEEDDDEERDWPELLSDMSEVGGAGLGAGLPKLKRGQGSRHLGVDMTLHPDDEDFTHRNKYFTSSDEDLIKRILADGQLQVSHLCDPQHFFSQTADSEMADL; encoded by the exons ATGATTGAT acctatTCAGAAGAGACCAACGTGGACCTCCCCCCCACGCCCTCCACCAAGAG TGTCCAGAGTTGGGGTGTGGTCCAGGAAGAGGATGACGACGAGGAGCGTGATTGGCCAGAGTTGTTGAGTGACATGTCTGAGGTGGGAGGGGCGGGCCTGGGGGCGGGGCTACCAAAGTTGAAGAGAGGTCAAGGTTCAAGACACCTGGGGGTGGATATGACCCTTCACCCCGACGATGAAGACTTCACACACCGCAACAAGTACTTCACATCCTCAG ATGAGGACCTGATTAAGCGGATTCTGGCGGACGGCCAGCTGCAGGTGTCTCATCTCTGTGACCCCCAGCACTTCTTCTCTCAGACAGCAGACAGCGAGATGGCCGACCTGTGA
- the LOC139023998 gene encoding von Willebrand factor A domain-containing protein 5A-like isoform X2 → MDPLLQLISLQKASGSWVLEAALAEVLGKTEEEVAKPKPAPVDQEVWATVLALVWLYGFKMEAQEEWQFLAXKAVSWIQAQKASVSECVQAGNTLLGCQVQKETLGF, encoded by the exons ATGGACC CTCTCCTCCAGCTGATCTCCCTCCAGAAGGCCTCTGGTTCCTGGGTCCTGGAGGCAGCGTTGGCTGAGGTGCTGGGGAAGACTGAGGAGGAGGTGGCCAAGCCAAAGCCTGCACCG gtgGACCAGGAGGTGTGGGCCACGGTTCTAGCCCTGGTATGGCTCTATGGGTTCAAGATGGAGGCTCAGGAGGAGTGGCAGTTTCTGGCCARGAAGGCAGTATCATGGATCCAGGCTCAGAAAG ccagtgtgtctgagtgtgtccaGGCTGGGAACACCCTTCTGGGTTGCCAGGTGCAGAAAGAAACCCTGGGATTCTGA